The Nitrospirota bacterium DNA window CGGAAAGAGGCTAAACGATCTCGAAAGATTCTTCAGTGACCACATTCTGAGGAATTTTGAAGAGTCTCATCTGGGGTTGGGCGTGCATCAGGGTGACAATGAGGTAATAACTTTCGGGGTAATAGGCGAGCCGGATATCGGTGGCCGAAGGATAGGCGGGGGTATGCGTATGGGAATGATAAATGGCCAGTAGTTCAAGCTGATTCTGTCTCATGTTGCCAAACGCCCAGAACTGTTCCCGGGGGTCCATGAAGTAGGTGGTCGGGCTTTGATCGGAGTTTTTAATCTGATAGTGGTGTGTTACGAGATTTCCGATTCCGGCGAGGAGGCCGCAGCACTCTATTGGCTTTTCGCGCTGGGCATGAAGGTAAAGGGCTTCTTGAATCG harbors:
- a CDS encoding M67 family metallopeptidase, yielding MNSLARSDYDSVHPVATVLKIPKAIQEALYLHAQREKPIECCGLLAGIGNLVTHHYQIKNSDQSPTTYFMDPREQFWAFGNMRQNQLELLAIYHSHTHTPAYPSATDIRLAYYPESYYLIVTLMHAQPQMRLFKIPQNVVTEESFEIV